One Longimicrobiales bacterium DNA segment encodes these proteins:
- a CDS encoding DUF1343 domain-containing protein gives MTPLAIHTGLTAAAVFTFGACAPVAQPVTTAAADSVAAEADPAPAADSASRIPYFPSVAPGLEVLLTDSVHLVRGRRVGFLTNQTAVTSRGESGIDLLHAAPDVRLVALYGPEHGLRGGVEGGVKIEGGVDERTGVPVHSLYGSTQRPTPEMLRGVDVLLFDMQDIGARPYTFVWTMAMAMEAAAAQGIPFIVLDRPNPITGRMEGPLMQMEMRNVGQPITGYFPVPLRHGMTVGEVARYINGEYAIGADLTVIPVAGWRRDMWFDETGLPWIDPSPNIRSLEAALTYSGLVLFEATILSVGRGTATPFSFVGAPWLDHATVLRNVARYDIPGVSLDTTSYVPEGEGWVPFRGERVRAIHIDITDRDAYRPVWLTLVLMSEIRRLHPDQFRITNDGMTQMLGSQWARNAIDNGSDPREIWSRWESELEQWAAVRRRYELYR, from the coding sequence ATGACACCACTCGCAATCCACACCGGCCTCACCGCCGCCGCGGTATTTACCTTCGGCGCGTGCGCACCGGTGGCGCAGCCCGTCACGACGGCCGCGGCCGATTCCGTTGCCGCGGAGGCGGATCCCGCCCCGGCCGCCGACAGCGCATCCCGGATACCGTATTTCCCGTCGGTCGCGCCCGGCCTGGAAGTGCTGCTCACTGATTCCGTGCATCTCGTACGCGGCAGGCGGGTCGGCTTCCTGACCAACCAGACGGCCGTCACGTCGAGGGGCGAGAGCGGGATCGACCTGCTGCACGCGGCGCCCGACGTCCGGCTCGTCGCGCTGTACGGACCCGAGCACGGCCTGCGCGGCGGTGTCGAGGGCGGTGTGAAGATCGAGGGGGGTGTGGACGAGCGGACCGGGGTCCCCGTGCACTCACTCTACGGCAGCACGCAGCGGCCGACACCGGAGATGCTCCGCGGCGTGGACGTGCTCCTGTTCGACATGCAGGACATCGGCGCACGGCCGTACACGTTCGTCTGGACGATGGCGATGGCGATGGAGGCCGCGGCCGCGCAGGGGATCCCGTTCATCGTGCTCGACCGACCGAACCCGATCACGGGGCGGATGGAAGGTCCGCTCATGCAGATGGAGATGCGCAATGTCGGGCAGCCGATCACCGGATATTTCCCCGTGCCGCTGCGCCACGGGATGACCGTGGGTGAGGTGGCGCGCTACATCAACGGCGAGTACGCCATCGGCGCCGACCTCACCGTCATCCCCGTCGCCGGCTGGCGGCGCGACATGTGGTTCGACGAGACGGGTCTGCCCTGGATCGATCCGTCGCCGAACATCCGCTCGCTCGAGGCTGCACTCACCTATTCCGGCCTGGTGCTGTTCGAGGCGACGATCCTGTCCGTCGGTCGCGGCACCGCGACGCCGTTCTCTTTCGTAGGTGCGCCATGGCTCGATCATGCCACGGTTCTGCGCAATGTCGCTCGCTACGACATTCCCGGTGTTTCACTCGACACGACGAGCTACGTGCCCGAAGGCGAAGGCTGGGTCCCGTTCCGCGGCGAGCGCGTGCGCGCCATTCACATCGACATCACGGATCGCGATGCATACCGGCCGGTCTGGCTGACGCTCGTGCTCATGAGCGAGATCCGTCGGCTCCATCCCGACCAGTTCCGTATCACGAACGACGGCATGACCCAGATGCTGGGCTCGCAGTGGGCACGCAACGCGATCGACAACGGCAGCGACCCGCGCGAGATCTGGAGCCGCTGGGAGAGCGAGCTGGAGCAGTGGGCGGCGGTGCGACGCAGGTACGAACTGTACCGTTGA
- a CDS encoding TonB family protein, protein MTCVTRTVLSALVSWVLCVVAPAALDAQQQGATGAQSPDSLAMPQDTVIPPRLTNMREVSRTLDEAYPISLQRRGIGGVARMRLFINEEGAPDTVSLRASTGLTSLDAAAHRTARQARFRPATIGGQPTGAWVDFNVRFEGKDHARSSPSVISVPERSTLKSSLHAFYPPDLKGAQIGTSVGLSLIVDAAGSVIDHDIVDPSCFDAANQAAAELTRSMPFEPDSTTSGRWTFATVTFNTDSVRLKLFGDTMARDTTSKAPRDPDRPRPVSRAPRLNNRPTVSRALVSRYPRLLRDKGIGGSAVVHFQVREDGRVAYKTVSASSGYCELDMAAIEVARVMRFDPATIDDKPLMVWVEIPINFSAR, encoded by the coding sequence ATGACCTGTGTCACTCGAACGGTCCTGTCCGCACTCGTCTCATGGGTGCTGTGCGTTGTTGCGCCCGCAGCGCTCGATGCGCAGCAGCAGGGCGCTACCGGAGCGCAGAGCCCGGACTCACTGGCCATGCCGCAGGACACTGTGATCCCGCCGCGACTCACCAACATGCGCGAGGTATCGCGCACGCTCGATGAGGCCTATCCGATATCGCTCCAGCGGCGCGGCATCGGCGGCGTGGCACGCATGCGGCTGTTCATCAACGAGGAGGGCGCACCCGACACGGTGTCGCTGCGCGCGAGCACGGGACTCACCAGTCTCGACGCCGCCGCGCACAGGACCGCGCGGCAGGCCAGATTCAGGCCGGCCACGATCGGCGGCCAGCCGACCGGCGCATGGGTGGACTTCAACGTCCGGTTCGAGGGTAAGGACCATGCGCGCTCGTCACCCTCGGTGATCTCCGTGCCGGAACGCTCGACATTGAAGAGCTCGTTGCACGCCTTCTATCCGCCCGACCTCAAGGGTGCACAGATCGGCACCAGTGTGGGATTGTCGCTCATCGTGGATGCTGCGGGATCCGTCATCGACCACGACATCGTGGACCCGAGCTGCTTCGACGCCGCGAACCAGGCAGCGGCAGAGCTCACGAGGTCGATGCCGTTCGAGCCCGACTCCACGACTTCCGGCCGCTGGACCTTTGCGACGGTCACGTTCAACACGGACTCGGTGCGCCTGAAGCTGTTCGGCGACACCATGGCGCGCGACACCACTTCGAAGGCGCCGCGCGACCCCGACCGGCCGCGCCCCGTCAGCCGGGCGCCGCGCCTGAACAACCGGCCGACCGTGTCGCGGGCGCTCGTGAGCCGTTATCCCAGGCTGCTGCGCGACAAGGGCATCGGCGGATCAGCCGTCGTCCACTTCCAGGTGCGCGAGGATGGACGCGTCGCATACAAGACGGTCTCGGCGAGCAGCGGATACTGCGAGCTGGACATGGCCGCGATCGAGGTCGCACGCGTTATGCGATTCGACCCGGCCACGATCGACGACAAACCGCTCATGGTCTGGGTGGAGATCCCGATCAATTTCTCGGCGCGCTGA
- a CDS encoding TIGR03885 family FMN-dependent LLM class oxidoreductase, with product MITLGYHSSHEQFAPSLLLEFVQRAEAAGFGAAMCSDHFHPWSEAQGESGFAWSWLAAALQSTELPFGVVCAPGYRYHPAIIAQAAATLVEMYPARFWMAAGSGERLNEHITGEAWPPKQERNERLRECVDVMRALWDGELVTHRGHVQVEEARLYTRADAPPPVLGAALSEETAEWAGGWADGLITASAPIEKLQRVIDAFRRGGGDGKPVLLQVKLSYAKTDAAALEGAHRQWRTVVFDSDVLAELRMPAEFDAASRLVKPEEMHAFVHVSSDLERHTDWIRQYADLGFDALYLHNVHDDQQRFIDDFGEHVLPAFTSV from the coding sequence ATGATTACTCTCGGTTACCACTCGTCCCACGAACAGTTTGCACCGTCGCTCCTGCTGGAGTTCGTGCAACGCGCCGAAGCCGCAGGCTTCGGGGCGGCCATGTGCTCCGACCATTTCCATCCGTGGAGCGAGGCGCAGGGCGAGTCCGGTTTCGCCTGGTCATGGCTCGCAGCGGCGTTGCAGTCGACCGAGCTGCCGTTCGGCGTCGTGTGCGCTCCGGGTTACCGCTACCACCCTGCCATCATCGCGCAGGCGGCGGCGACACTCGTAGAGATGTACCCGGCGCGCTTCTGGATGGCTGCCGGCTCGGGCGAACGACTCAACGAGCACATTACGGGTGAGGCCTGGCCGCCCAAGCAGGAACGGAACGAGCGGCTGCGTGAGTGCGTGGATGTGATGCGCGCGCTCTGGGACGGCGAGCTGGTCACGCACCGCGGGCACGTACAGGTGGAGGAGGCCCGGCTGTACACACGCGCCGATGCGCCGCCGCCTGTCCTTGGTGCGGCACTCTCCGAGGAAACCGCCGAGTGGGCCGGCGGCTGGGCGGACGGACTGATCACGGCCAGCGCACCGATCGAGAAGCTGCAACGCGTGATCGATGCGTTCCGTCGCGGCGGCGGTGACGGCAAGCCGGTCCTGCTCCAGGTGAAGCTCTCCTACGCAAAGACGGACGCGGCGGCCCTCGAGGGTGCGCATCGTCAGTGGCGCACGGTCGTATTCGACAGTGACGTTCTGGCCGAGCTGCGGATGCCCGCCGAGTTCGACGCGGCTTCCCGGCTCGTGAAGCCGGAGGAGATGCATGCCTTCGTGCACGTGTCGAGTGATCTGGAACGCCACACGGACTGGATCCGCCAGTACGCGGATCTCGGATTCGACGCACTGTACCTGCACAACGTGCACGACGATCAGCAGCGCTTCATTGACGATTTCGGCGAGCACGTGCTGCCCGCCTTCACCAGCGTCTGA